From the genome of Streptomyces sp. V2I9:
ATGGGTCCTCGCTCCGCCGGGCATCCCCGCCGGGAGCGGGCGATGATCCGGGTCTCATCGTAGGAAGACCCTGCGAAACCCGCATTCCGGACAAGGTGGCCCTGCTGGAGGGGTGCCATCGCCCTCGCCGGAGGGGCGTCACCCGAACGGCCCGCTCCTCTGCGCGGCCGGATGCCAGGCCGCAGGGTGGAGTCCATGTGGTCCCGCCGACTCGTCCTGGGCGTCCTGGTCCTGCCCCTGGCCCTCCTGGTCCTCGGGGACGGTCCGGAGTTCCGCACGCCCGGGTCGGAGCTGGCCACCGGGCCCCGGCCGCCGCGCGGGCTCCCGCAACCGGCCCTCGTCACCCGCCGGGAGTGGCACGCGGACGAGAAGCTGGTCCGGGAGGGACCGCACTACACGGGCGCGGCACGGGCGGTGTTCGTGCACCACACCGGCAACCCCAACGACTACGACTGCGCGGACGCCCCCGACCTGATCCGGGCGGTGCAGCGCGACCACGTCCGGCAGGACGGCTGGGACGACATCGGCTACAACTTCCTCGTCGACCGCTGCGGCACCATCTACGAGGGCCGGGCGGGCGGGGTCGGCCGCCCGGTGCTGGGCGCGCACACGAAGGGGTTCAACGCCGACACGGTCGGCGTCGCGGCCATCGGGAACTTCGGGCCGGGGGCCGAGGTGCCGAAGCCGATGATGGACGCGCTGGTGAAGGTCGTCGCGTGGAAACTCCGGCCGGGCGCGGACCCCTTGGGCACGGTCGACCTGGTCTCGACGAACGACGAGAGCCGCTTCGACGAGGGCCAGGTGGCCCGGCTGCACGTCATCTCCGGCCACCGCGACAGCTTCGAGACCCGCTGCCCCGGCGACGCGCTCTACGCCCGGCTGCCCGAACTGCGCGAGCGCGCCGCGAAGCTGCGCGCCGCCGTCCCCGGCCACTCGGCGGCGGCCCGGCTGCGCCCGGCGTTCTGACCCTCGCGGAGCGGGGCTACCGGGAGACGAACTGCGCCAGGATCGCCTGGACCTCGTAGATGTCGACGCCCTTGGTGAACGTCTTCTGGATCGGCATCGCGTGGCCCGAGACCCAGATGTTCAGCTCGGCGTCGAGGTCGAACGTCCCGGCCGTCTCCACGGAGAACTGCGTGATGCTGCGGTACGGGACGGAGCGGTACTCCACCTTCTTGCCGGTGATGCCCTGCTTGTCGACGAGGATCAGCCGCCGGTCCGTGAACAGGATGCTGTCGCGGACCAGCAGGTACGCGGCGTGGACCTGCTCGCCCTGCCCCAGCAGCCGCGCGTAGTCCTGCTGGGCGGTGGCCGGGTCGATGGTGTGGGCGTTGCCGAACAGCGACATGGGTCCCCGTCTCTCGTGGTGTCGTGGAGGTGTACGTACAGAAGTACGTGCGGGCAGGGGTGCGTGGTTCCCGGCGCCGGAGCCGGGCCTAGAGCCGGACGACCGTCGCCTCGGTCGCCTTCACGCAGGTCCAGACGGCGCTTCCGTCGGCGAGGCCGAGTTCGGCGGCGGACTCCGGGGTGATCTCCGCGACCAGGTCCGGGGCCTCCGGCGAGGTGATCAGCAGCCGCAGCCGGCTGCCGACGGAGGTGATCTCGCGGACCGTGCCGGGCCAGACGTTGCGCGGGGAGCCGGTGGGCCGCTCCCGGTGTACGGAGACGGCTTCCGGGCCGATCACCGCGAGGGCGGGCGCGCCCGCCGGGAGGGGTTCGGCCACCACGAGCCGCCCGCCGCCCTCCGGTGCCAGGCCGTCGTCGGTGGTGGTGCCCGGCCAGGCGTTGCGCCCCAGCATCCGGGCCACCCAGGGGGAGCGCGGGTGGCGGGTGACCTCGGCGGGCGGCTCGTCCTGGAGGACCCGGCCGTCCTCCAGCACCAGGACCCGGTCGGCCAGCGAGACCGCCTCGACCGGGTCGTGGGTGACGATCAGACAGACCCCGCCGAACCGGGCGAGGTGCCCGCGCAGGGTGTGCCGCACGTGGGCGCGGGTGGTCTGGTCGAGGGCGGCGAGCGGTTCGTCCAGCAGCAGGAGGCGCGGGCGGGCGGCCAGCGCGCGGGCGAGGGCGACGCGTTGGGCCTGGCCGCCGGAG
Proteins encoded in this window:
- a CDS encoding PH domain-containing protein; amino-acid sequence: MSLFGNAHTIDPATAQQDYARLLGQGEQVHAAYLLVRDSILFTDRRLILVDKQGITGKKVEYRSVPYRSITQFSVETAGTFDLDAELNIWVSGHAMPIQKTFTKGVDIYEVQAILAQFVSR
- a CDS encoding peptidoglycan recognition protein, producing the protein MWSRRLVLGVLVLPLALLVLGDGPEFRTPGSELATGPRPPRGLPQPALVTRREWHADEKLVREGPHYTGAARAVFVHHTGNPNDYDCADAPDLIRAVQRDHVRQDGWDDIGYNFLVDRCGTIYEGRAGGVGRPVLGAHTKGFNADTVGVAAIGNFGPGAEVPKPMMDALVKVVAWKLRPGADPLGTVDLVSTNDESRFDEGQVARLHVISGHRDSFETRCPGDALYARLPELRERAAKLRAAVPGHSAAARLRPAF